A region from the Pseudomonas sp. P8_229 genome encodes:
- a CDS encoding amidase, with product MNSNNISELLLLQAHELAERIRLRQVSCREVMQTYLAHIDRFNPLVNALISLQSPENLLAQADERDAELARGEYRGWMHGLPHAIKDLSLTRGIRTTLGSPLFQDFIPERDGIMVERIKAAGAIIIGKTNTPEFGLGSQSYNPLFGATGCAYDPSKTAGGSSGGAAAALAMHLVPVADGSDMMGSLRNPAAFNNIFGFRPSQGRVPFDDSADLFFDQLGYEGPMARSVRDAALLLSVQAGGDARAPLSISESGDAFAAPLERDFKGTRLGWLGDLNGYLPMENGVLSLCEKTFADFESLGCQVESVEPGFAPERLWGSWRTLRHWMVAGSLGPAYADPQKRALLKPEAIWEVENGLKLSASEVFAASVVRSDWYRAISKLFERYDYLLLPSAQVFPFDKTQPWPTAIEGVSMDTYHRWMEVVIPGTLSGCPVANVQAGFNTQGLPMGLQVIGRHQADFAVLQLAHAYEQASRWFQRCPSPLLGP from the coding sequence ATGAACTCCAATAACATCAGCGAACTGCTCCTGTTGCAGGCCCACGAGCTCGCCGAACGCATCCGCCTGCGCCAGGTCTCCTGCCGGGAAGTGATGCAGACTTACCTTGCCCACATCGACCGTTTCAACCCGTTGGTGAATGCGCTGATCAGCCTGCAATCACCTGAAAATCTGCTGGCTCAGGCCGATGAACGCGATGCCGAACTGGCGCGCGGCGAATACCGTGGCTGGATGCATGGCCTGCCCCACGCGATCAAGGATCTGTCGCTGACCCGTGGCATCCGCACCACGCTCGGCTCACCGTTGTTCCAGGACTTCATTCCCGAGCGCGATGGGATCATGGTCGAGCGGATCAAGGCCGCCGGCGCGATCATCATCGGCAAGACCAACACCCCGGAATTCGGCCTCGGCTCACAGAGCTATAACCCATTGTTCGGCGCGACTGGCTGCGCCTACGACCCGAGCAAAACCGCGGGCGGCAGCAGTGGCGGCGCGGCGGCGGCACTGGCGATGCATCTGGTACCGGTGGCCGATGGCAGCGACATGATGGGTTCACTGCGTAACCCGGCGGCGTTCAACAACATCTTCGGTTTCCGCCCGTCCCAGGGCCGCGTGCCGTTTGATGACAGTGCTGATCTGTTCTTTGATCAGCTCGGTTACGAAGGACCGATGGCGCGCAGCGTGAGGGATGCGGCGTTGCTATTGTCGGTACAGGCCGGGGGCGATGCGCGGGCGCCGTTGTCGATCAGTGAGTCCGGCGATGCATTTGCCGCGCCACTGGAGCGTGATTTCAAAGGCACGCGGTTGGGATGGCTGGGGGACCTCAACGGTTACCTGCCGATGGAGAACGGAGTGCTGTCGTTGTGTGAGAAGACCTTTGCCGACTTTGAAAGTCTGGGTTGCCAGGTTGAGTCGGTTGAGCCGGGGTTCGCGCCTGAGCGGTTGTGGGGCAGCTGGCGCACCTTGCGTCATTGGATGGTCGCGGGGTCACTGGGCCCGGCGTATGCCGATCCGCAGAAGCGCGCGTTGTTGAAACCGGAAGCGATCTGGGAAGTGGAGAACGGCCTGAAGCTGTCGGCCAGCGAAGTGTTTGCCGCCTCGGTGGTGCGCAGCGACTGGTATCGGGCGATCTCGAAGTTGTTCGAACGCTATGACTATCTGTTGTTGCCCAGCGCTCAGGTGTTCCCGTTCGACAAGACGCAGCCGTGGCCGACCGCTATCGAAGGCGTGAGTATGGACACTTATCATCGTTGGATGGAGGTGGTGATTCCCGGCACGTTGTCCGGGTGTCCGGTGGCGAACGTCCAGGCCGGCTTCAATACACAGGGGTTGCCGATGGGGCTACAGGTCATCGGCCGGCACCAGGCAGACTTCGCGGTTCTGCAACTGGCGCACGCGTATGAACAGGCCAGCCGCTGGTTCCAACGCTGTCCTTCGCCGCTGCTCGGCCCATGA
- a CDS encoding DUF2817 domain-containing protein, producing MHSDFPTESSYRDQRQQFIAAANAAGATLTSYAHPRCGPFGEPLSTDVAVLGDPQAKRRLVALSGTHGVEGYYGSDCQIDWLKTVETGSLPKDVAVVMIHLINPWGTAWLRRVNEDNIDLNRNHLDFTVLLPDNRAYAALHEIYACTDLNGPERARADAFLDAQIAEHGWPAVMSIVEGGQHSHPDGLFYGGRAPSWSNRTLHQIIDEHLAGAETVVCFDLHTGAGEYGHPMLLTITQAPYPALAQAQAIYGPWLYTLHTGAETLSETGVAATATGYTSQALLNALPDVQLMPFVIECGTYPGPDVHRHLRDDHWLHLHGDPLDATARAIKLNLLEQFYPADPDWRAMVGLRTRQIWVKGLAALAG from the coding sequence ATGCACAGCGATTTCCCCACCGAATCCAGCTACCGCGACCAACGCCAACAGTTCATCGCCGCCGCCAATGCCGCCGGCGCCACGCTCACCTCGTACGCGCATCCACGTTGCGGGCCATTCGGCGAACCGCTGAGCACCGACGTCGCTGTGCTCGGCGATCCACAGGCCAAACGTCGTCTGGTAGCGCTCAGCGGTACGCACGGAGTCGAGGGCTATTACGGCTCGGACTGTCAGATCGATTGGCTGAAAACCGTCGAAACCGGCTCGCTGCCCAAGGATGTCGCGGTGGTGATGATCCACCTGATCAATCCGTGGGGCACCGCCTGGTTACGGCGGGTCAACGAAGACAACATCGACCTCAACCGCAATCATCTGGATTTCACCGTGCTGTTGCCGGACAACCGCGCTTATGCGGCCTTGCACGAGATTTACGCCTGCACCGATTTGAATGGCCCGGAGCGTGCGCGGGCCGATGCCTTTCTCGATGCGCAGATTGCCGAACACGGCTGGCCGGCCGTGATGTCGATTGTTGAGGGCGGTCAGCACAGCCATCCCGATGGCCTGTTCTATGGCGGCCGCGCACCGAGTTGGTCGAATCGCACCTTGCATCAAATCATCGATGAGCATCTGGCAGGCGCTGAAACGGTGGTGTGCTTCGACCTGCACACCGGTGCGGGCGAGTACGGCCATCCGATGTTGCTGACGATTACCCAAGCGCCTTATCCGGCACTCGCGCAAGCCCAGGCGATCTACGGTCCATGGCTTTACACGCTGCACACGGGCGCCGAGACCTTGAGCGAAACCGGAGTGGCAGCGACTGCTACGGGCTACACCTCGCAGGCGTTGCTCAATGCATTGCCGGACGTGCAGTTGATGCCGTTCGTGATCGAGTGCGGGACTTATCCGGGGCCGGATGTACATCGGCATTTGCGCGATGACCATTGGCTGCATTTGCATGGCGATCCGCTGGACGCGACGGCGAGGGCGATCAAGTTGAATCTGCTGGAGCAGTTCTATCCGGCTGATCCGGATTGGCGGGCGATGGTCGGTTTGCGCACGCGGCAGATCTGGGTGAAAGGGCTGGCGGCGCTGGCAGGCTGA